The following proteins come from a genomic window of Paenibacillus spongiae:
- a CDS encoding ABC transporter substrate-binding protein, which yields MKRIRYVGILLVILSLFIAACSGGGNGGAPSESGGSPAPSASAPESGDALPEVQLTWYYGVAQVPPDQQLIEDEVNKILKSKINTTVKLKPIDFGSYTTKLNTASAAGEEFDLVWTANWAFNYDENVKKGAFLPLDKLIDAYAPETKKAIPTFTWEATKHQGQIYAVPSYQTVTSRYGINVIKEYTDKYGLDVGKVKRYEDLEPFFEQIKQNEPGIVPFMLVGPLTKFHPFLYGYDDYGVKIGDESYRTNFMEETPEYKQFVELMHRWFEKGYINEDASTVKQIDSSYNGKFAASIEYSMKPGYEAEIKAKNGGREIVGIPFTDVTTTRTSNIATLTAISRTSKNPERAMMLLELVNTDRELYNLLSFGQEGKHYTKLSNNTVKINPNGGYTAPNWVFGNVFNGYLIEGQAPDTWEVTRKLNESAVVQPTFGFNFDDTPVKAENANVAAIRAEYEPLLFTGTVDPAEYLPEYIGKLKKAGADKVVAELQKQLDAWAAEKKKNG from the coding sequence ATGAAAAGGATTCGGTATGTCGGCATTCTCTTGGTTATCTTGAGTTTATTCATAGCGGCATGCAGCGGCGGCGGTAACGGGGGTGCGCCGTCGGAAAGCGGAGGCTCGCCCGCACCGTCGGCCTCCGCTCCGGAAAGCGGGGACGCGCTGCCCGAAGTCCAGCTCACCTGGTATTACGGTGTTGCCCAGGTGCCGCCTGACCAGCAGCTGATTGAGGACGAGGTCAACAAAATCCTCAAATCCAAAATCAACACGACCGTCAAGCTGAAGCCAATCGATTTCGGCAGCTATACGACGAAGCTGAACACGGCCAGCGCCGCGGGCGAGGAATTCGACTTGGTCTGGACAGCAAACTGGGCGTTCAATTACGACGAGAACGTGAAGAAGGGCGCGTTCCTGCCGCTCGACAAGCTGATCGACGCTTACGCTCCCGAGACGAAGAAGGCCATTCCGACGTTTACATGGGAAGCGACGAAGCATCAAGGCCAAATTTACGCCGTTCCGAGCTATCAAACGGTAACCTCCCGTTACGGCATCAATGTGATCAAGGAATATACGGACAAATACGGCTTGGATGTCGGCAAGGTCAAGCGGTATGAGGATCTGGAGCCGTTCTTCGAGCAGATTAAGCAGAACGAACCCGGAATCGTTCCGTTCATGCTGGTCGGTCCGCTCACGAAGTTTCATCCGTTCCTGTACGGCTACGACGATTACGGGGTGAAGATCGGCGACGAGTCCTATCGGACAAATTTCATGGAAGAAACGCCGGAATACAAGCAGTTCGTCGAATTAATGCACCGCTGGTTCGAGAAAGGCTATATCAACGAGGATGCGTCCACGGTCAAACAGATCGACAGCAGCTATAACGGCAAATTCGCCGCGTCCATCGAATACTCGATGAAGCCGGGGTATGAAGCGGAGATCAAGGCGAAGAACGGCGGAAGGGAAATCGTCGGCATTCCGTTCACGGACGTTACGACGACCCGCACCTCCAATATCGCGACGCTCACGGCCATCAGCCGCACCTCCAAAAATCCGGAGCGCGCCATGATGCTGCTTGAATTGGTCAATACGGATCGGGAGCTATATAATCTGCTCAGCTTCGGCCAGGAAGGGAAACACTACACAAAGCTAAGCAATAATACGGTGAAAATCAATCCGAACGGGGGGTATACGGCTCCGAACTGGGTATTCGGCAACGTGTTCAACGGCTATCTGATCGAAGGCCAAGCGCCCGATACGTGGGAAGTGACCCGGAAGCTGAACGAATCGGCCGTCGTGCAGCCGACGTTCGGGTTCAACTTCGACGATACACCGGTAAAAGCGGAGAATGCCAACGTAGCGGCCATCCGGGCCGAATATGAGCCGCTGCTGTTCACGGGTACGGTCGATCCGGCCGAATACTTGCCCGAGTATATCGGTAAGCTGAAGAAGGCTGGCGCCGACAAGGTTGTGGCGGAGCTCCAGAAGCAGTTGGACGCTTGGGCGGCGGAGAAGAAGAAGAACGGATAA
- a CDS encoding carbohydrate ABC transporter permease, with protein MNPTASTRSRTGNAVIHSVFLLLSIAIVAPFLLIVSVSLTDEKALTTFGYSFFPSRFSLIAYDFILRTPGVLLRAYGNTILITVTGTLLSLLITSMAAYTISRRDYKWRTALTIYIFFTMLFSGGLVPFYILMTQYLHLKDSLWAIILPGMLSPFYVLIMKGFMGKIPYELIESAKVDGAREWRIFFRMILPLSTPALATLGLFIGFNYWNEWFNALLFIDNDKLVPLQLLLVRIMNTLDFLRNNSEFIQSLGLDMSQLPNESMRMALVILVAGPMMFVFPFFQKYFVQGITVGSLKG; from the coding sequence ATGAACCCAACAGCTTCGACCCGCAGCCGAACGGGCAATGCGGTCATTCATTCGGTCTTTCTCCTTCTGTCGATCGCAATCGTGGCGCCGTTTCTGCTTATCGTATCCGTTTCCCTGACCGACGAGAAAGCATTGACGACGTTCGGGTACTCGTTCTTTCCGTCCCGCTTTAGTCTGATCGCGTACGATTTCATCTTACGGACGCCCGGCGTGCTGCTGCGGGCATACGGAAACACCATTCTCATCACCGTGACCGGCACCCTCCTGAGTCTGCTGATCACCAGCATGGCCGCCTACACGATCTCGAGAAGAGATTACAAGTGGAGGACTGCCTTGACCATTTATATCTTCTTCACGATGCTGTTCTCCGGCGGGCTGGTGCCGTTCTACATCCTGATGACACAGTACTTGCATCTGAAAGACTCGCTCTGGGCGATCATCCTGCCGGGCATGCTGTCTCCCTTCTACGTGCTTATTATGAAGGGCTTCATGGGCAAAATTCCGTATGAATTGATCGAATCCGCGAAGGTGGACGGGGCCCGCGAATGGCGGATCTTCTTCCGCATGATCCTGCCGTTGTCGACGCCGGCGTTGGCGACATTGGGTCTGTTCATCGGGTTCAACTATTGGAATGAGTGGTTCAACGCGCTCCTGTTCATCGATAACGACAAGCTCGTTCCGCTGCAGCTCCTGCTTGTCCGGATCATGAATACGCTCGATTTTCTTCGCAATAACAGCGAGTTCATTCAAAGCTTGGGGCTGGACATGAGTCAGCTGCCCAACGAATCGATGCGGATGGCGCTGGTCATTCTGGTGGCCGGCCCGATGATGTTCGTCTTTCCGTTCTTCCAGAAATATTTCGTGCAGGGCATCACGGTAGGTTCGTTGAAGGGGTAG
- a CDS encoding ABC transporter permease: MRQSEAVTRFAAAEGKKRSRRKFRSGDKELTFLALPAVIYIFIFSYLTMFGVIIAFKNYRYDKGIWGSEWVGLDNFKFFFLTEKALIVTRNTVLYNVWFWIVTTFCALLVAILLNEISRKWSKYYQTVMFLPTFVSWVVIMYLAQIFLHHDYGFVNRLLGSIGGERVRWYLEPAYWPMILTLAHLWKSIGFSALVYYAGIVAIDPSYYEAARMDGATRFQMVRKITIPMLAPLITILLIMTIGSMFRGDFGLHFFVSGNSPLLYNTVDIIDTFVYRALSVSGDISMAAAVGLYQSLVGFVLVVAANYTVRKINEENSLW; the protein is encoded by the coding sequence ATGCGCCAATCCGAAGCCGTCACGCGTTTCGCCGCCGCCGAAGGCAAGAAGAGATCCCGCAGGAAGTTCCGCAGCGGCGACAAGGAGCTCACCTTTCTCGCACTGCCGGCGGTGATCTATATTTTTATCTTCAGCTATCTGACGATGTTCGGCGTCATCATCGCCTTCAAGAATTACAGATACGACAAGGGAATCTGGGGAAGCGAGTGGGTCGGGCTCGACAACTTCAAATTTTTCTTCCTTACCGAGAAGGCGTTGATCGTCACCCGCAATACCGTTCTTTACAATGTCTGGTTCTGGATCGTGACGACGTTCTGTGCGCTGCTCGTCGCGATTCTGCTGAACGAAATTTCACGGAAGTGGAGCAAGTATTACCAGACCGTCATGTTTCTTCCGACCTTCGTATCCTGGGTCGTCATCATGTACCTCGCGCAGATATTCCTGCATCATGACTACGGCTTCGTCAATCGGCTGCTGGGATCAATCGGCGGAGAACGGGTCCGCTGGTACTTAGAGCCGGCTTACTGGCCAATGATCCTTACGTTGGCCCATCTGTGGAAGTCGATCGGGTTCTCGGCGCTCGTTTACTACGCGGGTATCGTCGCGATCGATCCGTCCTACTACGAGGCCGCTCGGATGGATGGAGCGACCCGGTTTCAGATGGTGCGCAAAATAACGATTCCGATGCTGGCCCCGTTAATCACCATCCTGTTGATTATGACGATCGGCAGCATGTTCCGCGGAGATTTCGGCCTTCACTTTTTCGTATCGGGAAATTCGCCGCTGCTGTATAACACGGTCGATATTATCGACACGTTCGTCTACCGTGCGCTCAGCGTGAGCGGCGACATCTCGATGGCAGCCGCTGTAGGGCTGTACCAGTCGCTGGTCGGGTTCGTGCTGGTGGTGGCTGCCAACTACACGGTGAGGAAAATCAATGAGGAAAATTCCCTTTGGTAG
- a CDS encoding Ig-like domain-containing protein: MSKRYWAAIWLAGLLLGWLPAPNGYAQEVTTAKTFYVAPNGSDSNSGGPGDPFRTLEAARDAIRSLKGVSGLPAGGVNVYLREGTYPRSESFELTEEDSGTADSPVVYRAYPGETVRLSGGTDLDRAGFQAVTDPAVLQRIVDPDARGKIVRFDLAANGLTDYGQLSRHGYWKASDISQLPPMQLYVDGQGMTLARWPNNGTVQMGDIVDPGPTVDDPDLQTRGGTFKYEYDRPRYWTQADDIWLDGIFGYSWEWSYNKIASIDTGNRTIKLQYGEMSGIQKNWYPDFHFAENLLEEIDAPGEYYIDRTTGVLYLLPNAAFLTGHGDITVTTLKKPMITTIGASHIRFEELVMEYGRDTAAVIIGGSSVTISHCDIANFTGGAVFVNVASRFMAPVADSELDGVDHSIDSTDIHHIGALAVTLNGGDAAALTPGNNRVTNSHIHDFAYYNRAYNPGVVLRGVGNKAVGNEIHDAPHPGILIFGNDHLVEYNNVYDICKMFSDLGAIYMNAGATPQERGTVVRRNYFHHIGEHKPGVEGVYPDNLTMGLTIEQNIFYKMGNAAIKSNAGSYIAADNNLFIDTYVPYDNQEMFMGNQPGNKIDTDYMPQWQAVFDRYNDFVGTPYLTKYPELASFFEENRYYPDSNGFTNNVIYNPTVQRSAEVNSEGARDVRNLLNYAGNWVTAQDPGFENLAAGDLRLREDAPVFSQIPGFAKIPFELIGTQGKVGISHTPDTVDLVDVEFPYAGITMELGETAAVKAEAIPWNATNPTVIYSSSNPAVAAVDADGNVQALAPGTAVITAQSDADPDLTDECEVTVVGGDGVMHFTDFESGGNGWPVDANTSIEADSEGNHWYRLVGGANAQSPRDFTDYVLEYKLKTPASMPVGANFLMYERNETNGSGYVFYKKTAAGSLWALYDSKWQTLAEVDLTQDDLQPDRVYAIKLVVQGANVTLYVDGDLRLQGANPSHSPSGKVGFYVEGFTDMQVDDVKFSLVREPVTGVELDQSAMSLEMGERRQLKANVLPQEASNRKVRWVSSDSAVVSVDDAGMVTAHQPGSALIAAVSDENDGVKAESAVTVLPWPDYAIQSLDMAIKDKKRWTDSDALDFHKGNIRIAGDSVYGYEGQKFGSVLLRFNAKLGAFDGGWYGFALRSDRTGDPTWVNGNKGYLVVIKEDQIEFQTWKPGQKMVRIIPNDAFEAGREYKIEIGVIRSSAGDRFILKSGSRVILNESDADPNNPIAAEGYFNVYNYAGANEIELMPAKAK; the protein is encoded by the coding sequence ATGAGCAAACGGTATTGGGCGGCAATATGGCTGGCCGGGCTGCTGCTGGGCTGGCTGCCCGCCCCGAACGGTTATGCACAGGAAGTGACGACTGCGAAGACTTTTTATGTGGCTCCGAATGGAAGCGATTCCAATTCGGGCGGACCAGGCGATCCGTTCCGTACGCTGGAGGCGGCGAGGGACGCCATCCGTTCGTTGAAGGGCGTGTCCGGATTGCCGGCCGGGGGCGTAAACGTCTACTTGAGAGAGGGCACTTATCCGAGAAGTGAATCGTTCGAGCTCACGGAGGAGGATTCCGGTACCGCCGATTCACCGGTTGTCTACCGCGCTTACCCCGGCGAGACGGTTCGGCTGTCAGGCGGCACGGACTTGGACCGCGCCGGCTTCCAGGCCGTTACCGACCCGGCCGTACTGCAGCGGATCGTCGATCCGGACGCGCGTGGTAAGATCGTCCGGTTCGACCTGGCGGCTAACGGTTTGACCGACTATGGGCAACTCAGCAGGCACGGGTATTGGAAGGCGAGCGATATCAGCCAACTACCGCCGATGCAGCTGTACGTCGATGGGCAAGGCATGACGCTGGCCCGCTGGCCGAATAACGGAACGGTTCAGATGGGGGATATCGTGGATCCCGGGCCAACGGTGGACGATCCGGATCTGCAGACGAGGGGAGGGACATTTAAGTACGAGTACGATCGTCCCAGGTATTGGACGCAAGCGGACGATATATGGCTGGACGGCATTTTTGGCTATAGCTGGGAGTGGTCTTACAACAAGATCGCAAGTATCGACACCGGGAACCGGACGATTAAACTGCAGTACGGCGAAATGTCCGGCATCCAGAAAAACTGGTACCCCGATTTTCATTTCGCCGAAAATTTACTGGAAGAGATCGATGCGCCGGGCGAATATTACATCGACCGGACGACCGGCGTGCTGTATTTGCTTCCGAACGCGGCCTTCCTGACCGGACACGGCGATATCACGGTTACGACGCTGAAGAAGCCCATGATTACGACGATAGGGGCTTCCCATATCCGGTTCGAAGAGCTCGTGATGGAGTATGGTCGCGATACGGCGGCCGTAATCATCGGAGGCAGCAGCGTGACGATCTCGCACTGCGACATTGCCAACTTCACGGGCGGTGCCGTGTTCGTCAATGTGGCGAGCCGGTTCATGGCTCCGGTCGCGGACAGTGAGCTGGACGGCGTCGATCATTCGATCGACAGCACCGACATCCACCATATCGGGGCGCTGGCCGTTACGCTGAATGGCGGGGACGCGGCTGCGCTGACACCCGGGAACAACCGGGTGACGAACTCCCATATTCATGATTTCGCATACTACAACAGAGCTTACAACCCCGGCGTCGTCCTGCGGGGCGTCGGCAACAAGGCGGTCGGCAACGAGATTCACGACGCGCCGCACCCGGGAATCTTGATTTTCGGCAACGATCATCTGGTCGAATACAACAACGTCTACGACATCTGCAAAATGTTCTCCGACCTCGGCGCGATCTACATGAACGCGGGAGCGACCCCACAGGAGCGGGGGACGGTCGTCCGGCGGAATTATTTCCATCATATCGGCGAGCATAAACCGGGCGTGGAAGGGGTTTATCCCGACAACCTGACGATGGGGCTGACGATCGAGCAAAATATTTTCTACAAGATGGGAAATGCCGCGATCAAAAGCAATGCAGGGTCCTATATTGCGGCAGACAATAATCTCTTTATCGACACGTACGTTCCGTACGATAACCAGGAGATGTTCATGGGCAACCAGCCCGGCAACAAGATCGATACCGACTATATGCCGCAATGGCAGGCTGTCTTCGATAGGTATAACGATTTCGTCGGCACTCCCTACTTGACCAAATATCCGGAGCTTGCCAGCTTCTTTGAAGAGAATCGCTATTATCCGGACAGCAACGGTTTTACGAACAACGTTATCTACAACCCCACGGTTCAGCGGTCCGCGGAGGTCAATTCAGAAGGTGCCAGGGATGTCCGCAATCTGCTGAATTATGCCGGCAACTGGGTTACCGCCCAAGATCCGGGCTTCGAGAATTTGGCCGCCGGTGATTTGCGCCTGCGGGAAGATGCGCCGGTATTCAGCCAAATTCCCGGCTTCGCCAAGATTCCGTTCGAGCTGATTGGCACGCAGGGGAAAGTCGGGATTTCCCATACGCCGGATACCGTCGATCTCGTCGATGTCGAATTTCCTTATGCGGGTATAACGATGGAATTGGGCGAAACGGCGGCCGTCAAAGCAGAGGCGATCCCTTGGAACGCCACGAATCCGACGGTGATTTACAGCAGCAGCAATCCGGCCGTTGCGGCCGTAGATGCGGACGGCAACGTACAGGCGCTGGCTCCGGGAACTGCGGTGATCACGGCGCAGTCGGACGCGGATCCGGACTTGACGGACGAATGCGAGGTGACGGTTGTGGGCGGCGATGGGGTGATGCATTTCACCGATTTCGAATCCGGCGGCAACGGCTGGCCGGTAGATGCCAATACCAGCATTGAGGCGGATTCGGAAGGCAATCACTGGTATCGGCTGGTAGGGGGAGCGAACGCCCAATCGCCGAGAGACTTCACCGATTACGTGCTTGAATACAAGCTGAAGACACCCGCATCGATGCCCGTCGGTGCAAACTTCCTGATGTATGAACGCAACGAGACGAACGGCAGCGGGTATGTCTTCTACAAGAAGACGGCTGCCGGGTCCTTATGGGCATTGTATGACTCGAAATGGCAGACGCTGGCGGAAGTCGACCTGACCCAAGACGATCTCCAGCCCGATCGGGTCTATGCGATCAAGCTCGTCGTCCAAGGCGCGAACGTCACCTTGTACGTCGACGGGGACCTGCGCTTGCAGGGAGCGAACCCGTCCCACAGCCCGAGCGGCAAAGTCGGTTTTTACGTGGAAGGATTTACGGATATGCAGGTTGACGATGTGAAGTTCTCGCTCGTCAGGGAGCCGGTAACGGGAGTCGAATTGGATCAAAGCGCAATGTCGCTTGAGATGGGCGAGAGAAGGCAGTTGAAGGCAAACGTATTGCCGCAGGAAGCTTCCAACCGGAAAGTAAGGTGGGTATCAAGTGATTCGGCGGTCGTAAGCGTGGATGACGCGGGCATGGTCACGGCCCATCAGCCCGGCTCGGCGCTCATTGCAGCCGTGTCTGACGAGAACGACGGGGTGAAGGCCGAATCGGCCGTTACGGTTCTCCCTTGGCCGGATTACGCTATCCAATCACTCGATATGGCCATCAAAGACAAGAAGCGATGGACGGATTCGGATGCGTTAGATTTTCATAAAGGAAACATCCGAATCGCCGGAGACAGTGTGTACGGTTATGAAGGGCAGAAGTTCGGCAGCGTGCTTCTTCGGTTCAATGCCAAGCTGGGAGCATTCGACGGAGGCTGGTACGGGTTCGCGCTGCGATCCGACCGCACCGGCGATCCGACCTGGGTGAATGGCAATAAAGGTTACCTGGTCGTCATCAAAGAGGACCAGATCGAATTCCAAACGTGGAAGCCGGGACAAAAAATGGTCAGGATCATCCCGAATGATGCGTTCGAAGCCGGCCGTGAATATAAGATCGAGATCGGCGTCATTCGTTCCTCCGCCGGAGATCGGTTTATCCTGAAATCGGGTTCCCGCGTGATCCTGAATGAATCGGATGCCGACCCGAATAACCCGATCGCTGCGGAAGGGTATTTCAACGTATACAATTATGCAGGCGCGAACGAGATCGAGCTGATGCCGGCTAAAGCCAAATAA
- a CDS encoding AraC family transcriptional regulator, with amino-acid sequence MGIIRLLKGRKYLQRIVLYFNLSVVGLLVIFSFSYYVYSKNIVLQTQKDANEKVLSQIKYNINYLHEIVQNIAIMMSFDKSMVYLMNAKEPDPFTKFQTLRMLDTVADSTSFVDSIAVYSGVGNRIYVGGSGTWSREHLKELEKMTLRVLRQSGRPTGGRLIPMKTDGRNANVDLFSFFVLESHPANGAVPNAVIVNIRPQWVFENISNLNSLGGRQDGVVVLDRNGEALSYHNEAALRLADANWRSALRPGSEPGGFTVRRLDGEKYLISEISVGVNDWRIMSILPYDKVMGRVESFRNISFILVGLALLISVALSAAVANRLYRPIGKLTELFGGNALVPLAGVPKTHDEMGYISRVYELTLSKLRLARQEENRNQQIVNDYYLRRWMTDSGSLTGEELDECRAAFPRLFPKEEGTEPVWTLAVLTLDPPPQASRSSAQDDLFRFALCNITEETIASSFPVHVLDMKNGFLVAIARTTDARSDSAALRKLLTESVDTCRQYYRRTFSAAVSHPVSDYRAASTVYRVTVQQLMYRLLYGPGSVIVPEDVECNVARQDVTIPIEWEKKLGEVIRARDEKAIHALLDKWFAAIAALPYDNMTFAVQQVVLVIRQVLREPVFTAHFNSIAMQTLGTSVIRSDTLTEMRYKIDHFLEQVCLAEREAQKEDKNKIIVDAIKEFVEKNVLNINLSLQSVASNFKMSSAYVGRIFKQYENVSVGDYINGYRLDKAREMLLSSSFSVKEIADYLGFNNASYFITLFKKKYGLTPKEFRMNVVLGDEGQLDGSRN; translated from the coding sequence TTGGGTATCATCCGATTGCTTAAAGGCCGTAAATATTTGCAGCGCATCGTGCTGTACTTCAACCTGTCCGTTGTCGGACTGCTTGTCATTTTCTCATTCTCCTATTATGTCTATTCCAAGAATATCGTTCTTCAAACACAGAAGGATGCCAACGAAAAAGTATTGTCCCAAATCAAATACAACATCAATTATTTGCATGAGATCGTTCAAAATATCGCGATTATGATGAGCTTCGACAAGAGCATGGTTTATTTGATGAACGCCAAGGAACCGGACCCCTTCACGAAATTCCAAACGCTGCGTATGCTGGACACGGTCGCCGACTCGACCTCCTTCGTCGACTCCATCGCCGTCTACAGCGGAGTTGGCAATCGGATATACGTCGGAGGATCCGGAACGTGGTCCCGCGAGCATTTGAAGGAACTTGAGAAGATGACGCTTCGCGTCCTGCGGCAATCCGGACGCCCGACCGGCGGAAGATTGATTCCCATGAAGACGGATGGGCGGAACGCGAATGTGGATTTGTTCTCCTTCTTCGTCCTCGAGAGCCACCCGGCTAACGGCGCGGTTCCGAATGCCGTCATCGTCAATATCCGACCGCAATGGGTGTTTGAGAATATTTCCAATCTCAACAGCCTTGGCGGACGGCAAGATGGAGTCGTCGTGCTGGATCGGAACGGGGAAGCGTTGTCTTATCACAACGAGGCTGCGCTGAGGCTCGCGGATGCCAATTGGCGGTCGGCGCTCCGACCCGGATCGGAGCCGGGGGGGTTCACGGTCCGCCGGCTTGACGGTGAGAAATACTTGATTTCCGAAATCAGCGTCGGGGTGAACGATTGGAGGATTATGAGCATCTTGCCCTATGACAAAGTGATGGGGCGGGTGGAGTCTTTTCGCAATATATCCTTCATCCTGGTCGGATTGGCTCTATTGATCTCAGTCGCGCTTTCCGCCGCGGTAGCGAACCGATTATACCGGCCGATCGGCAAGCTGACCGAGCTATTCGGAGGAAATGCGCTCGTTCCCCTGGCGGGGGTTCCCAAGACTCACGATGAAATGGGCTACATATCCCGCGTGTACGAGCTTACGCTGAGTAAGCTTCGACTTGCCCGTCAGGAAGAGAATCGCAATCAGCAAATCGTAAACGACTATTATTTGCGGCGCTGGATGACCGATAGCGGATCGCTGACCGGGGAGGAGTTGGACGAGTGCCGCGCAGCGTTTCCCCGACTGTTCCCGAAGGAAGAAGGAACGGAACCGGTCTGGACTTTGGCCGTGCTGACGCTTGATCCGCCACCGCAAGCTTCCCGTTCGTCCGCGCAGGACGACCTATTCCGGTTTGCCTTATGCAATATCACGGAAGAGACGATTGCCAGTTCCTTTCCTGTTCACGTTCTGGATATGAAGAACGGTTTCCTGGTCGCGATCGCGCGAACGACGGACGCAAGATCGGATTCGGCCGCCCTCCGGAAACTGTTAACCGAATCGGTCGATACTTGCCGTCAGTATTACCGGAGAACATTTTCGGCAGCGGTGAGCCATCCCGTATCCGATTACAGAGCGGCCAGCACCGTTTACCGGGTCACTGTACAGCAGTTGATGTATCGATTGCTGTACGGCCCAGGATCCGTTATTGTGCCGGAGGACGTTGAGTGCAACGTGGCCCGTCAGGATGTTACGATTCCGATCGAATGGGAGAAGAAGCTGGGAGAAGTGATCCGCGCCCGGGACGAGAAGGCGATTCACGCTCTATTGGATAAGTGGTTTGCGGCGATTGCCGCCTTGCCCTACGACAATATGACGTTTGCGGTTCAGCAAGTCGTGCTGGTCATCCGGCAGGTGCTTCGGGAGCCCGTGTTCACTGCTCATTTCAACTCGATCGCGATGCAGACGCTGGGGACCAGCGTCATTCGGTCCGATACGCTCACCGAGATGCGGTATAAGATTGATCACTTTCTGGAGCAGGTATGTCTGGCGGAGAGGGAAGCCCAGAAAGAAGACAAGAACAAAATCATCGTAGACGCGATCAAGGAGTTCGTGGAGAAAAACGTATTGAACATCAATTTGAGCCTGCAGTCCGTCGCGTCGAATTTCAAGATGTCTTCGGCGTACGTGGGGCGCATTTTCAAACAATACGAGAATGTTTCCGTCGGCGACTACATTAATGGGTACCGGCTGGACAAGGCGCGGGAGATGCTTCTTAGCAGCAGCTTCAGCGTCAAGGAAATCGCCGATTATCTCGGCTTCAACAATGCGAGCTATTTCATTACGCTGTTCAAAAAGAAATACGGCTTGACGCCGAAAGAATTCCGGATGAATGTAGTACTCGGGGATGAGGGACAGCTTGACGGTTCGCGAAATTGA